One genomic window of Peromyscus maniculatus bairdii isolate BWxNUB_F1_BW_parent chromosome 2, HU_Pman_BW_mat_3.1, whole genome shotgun sequence includes the following:
- the Rrs1 gene encoding ribosome biogenesis regulatory protein homolog, protein MEGPSVEELLAKAEQEEAEKLRRITVHKELELEFDLGHLLASDRNPPTLLRQAGPSPEAELRALARDNTQLLINRLWQLPTERVQEAVVARLPEPATRLPREKPLPRPRPPTRWQQFARLKGIRPKKKTNLVWDEVSGQWRRRWGYRRARDDTKEWLIEVPGGADPMEDQFAKRIQAKKERVAKNELNRLRNLARAHKAQVPSAAGLHPTGHQSKEELGRAMQVAKVSTASVGRFQERLPKEKAPRGTGKKRKFQPLFGDFAAEKKHQLELLRVMNNKKPQLDVARATNKQMREEDQEEAAKRRKMSQKGKRKGGRQGPSNKRKGGPPGQGEKRKGGLGGKKHSRPPAFGGKKKGVPHQGGKRRK, encoded by the coding sequence ATGGAAGGCCCGAGCGTGGAGGAGCTGCTGGCCAAGGCGGAGCAGGAGGAGGCGGAGAAGCTGCGGCGCATCACGGTGCAcaaggagctggagctggagttcgaCCTGGGCCACCTGCTGGCTTCGGACCGCAACCCCCCGACGCTGCTGCGCCAGGCCGGGCCCTCGCCCGAGGCCGAGCTGCGGGCGCTGGCGCGGGACAACACGCAGCTGCTCATCAACCGGCTCTGGCAGCTGCCGACCGAGCGCGTGCaggaggcggtggtggcgcgcctGCCGGAGCCCGCCACCCGCCTGCCCCGCGAGAAGCCGCTGCCCCGGCCGCGGCCGCCCACCCGCTGGCAGCAGTTCGCCCGCCTCAAGGGCATCCGTCCCAAGAAGAAGACCAACCTCGTGTGGGACGAGGTGAGCGGCCAGTGGCGGCGCCGCTGGGGCTACCGGCGAGCCCGGGACGACACCAAGGAGTGGCTGATCGAGGTGCCCGGGGGCGCCGACCCCATGGAAGACCAGTTCGCCAAGCGCATTCAGGCCAAGAAGGAGCGCGTGGCCAAGAACGAGCTGAACCGGCTGCGCAACCTGGCCCGAGCGCACAAGGCGCAGGTGCCCAGCGCGGCCGGCCTGCACCCCACGGGACACCAGAGTAAGGAGGAGCTGGGTCGCGCCATGCAGGTGGCCAAGGTCTCCACCGCTTCGGTGGGGCGCTTCCAGGAGCGCCTCCCCAAGGAGAAGGCGCCCCGGGGCACCGGCAAGAAGAGGAAGTTTCAGCCCCTCTTTGGGGACTTTGCAGCCGAGAAGAAGCACCAGTTGGAGCTGCTTCGAGTCATGAACAACAAGAAGCCTCAGCTGGACGTGGCGAGGGCCACCAACAAGCAGATGAGGGAGGAGGACCAAGAAGAGGCCGccaagaggaggaaaatgagCCAGAAGGGCAAGAGAAAGGGGGGCCGGCAGGGACCTTCGAACAAGAGAAAAGGTGGTCCGCCGggccagggagagaagaggaaaggcgGCCTGGGAGGCAAGAAGCATTCCCGGCCTCCCGCTTTCGGCGGCAAGAAGAAAGGGGTGCCGCACCaaggtgggaagaggaggaagtag